From a single Muntiacus reevesi chromosome 14, mMunRee1.1, whole genome shotgun sequence genomic region:
- the DUSP1 gene encoding dual specificity protein phosphatase 1: MVMEVVSLDAGGLRTLLRERAAQCLLLDCRSFFAFNAGHIAGSVNVRFSTIVRRRAKGAMGLEHIVPNAELRGRLLAGAYHAVVLLDERSAALDCAKRDGTLALAAGALCREARGAQIFLLKGGYEAFSASCPELCSKQSTPMGLSLPLSTSVPDSAESGCSSCSTPLYDQGGPVEILPFLYLGSAYHASRKDMLDALGITALINVSANCPNHFEGHYQYKSIPVEDNHKADISSWFNEAIDFIDSIKNAGGRVFVHCQAGISRSATICLAYLMRTNRVKLDEAFEFVKQRRSIISPNFSFMGQLLQFESQVLAPHCSAEAGSPAMAVLDCSASTTTVFNFPVSIPVHPTNSALSYLQSPITTSPSC; this comes from the exons ATGGTCATGGAAGTGGTCTCCCTGGACGCCGGAGGCCTCCGGACGCTGCTGAGGGAGCGTGCGGCGCAGTGCCTGCTGTTGGACTGTCGCTCCTTCTTCGCTTTCAACGCCGGCCACATCGCCGGCTCGGTCAACGTGCGCTTCAGCACCATCGTGCGTCGGCGGGCCAAGGGTGCCATGGGTCTGGAGCACATCGTGCCCAACGCCGAGCTGCGCGGCCGCCTGCTGGCCGGCGCCTACCACGCCGTGGTGCTGCTGGACGAGCGCAGCGCCGCGCTGGACTGCGCCAAGCGCGACGGCACCCTGGCTCTGGCCGCCGGAGCGCTCTGCCGCGAAGCGCGCGGCGCGCAAATCTTTTTGCTCAAAG GAGGATATGAAGCTTTCTCCGCTTCCTGCCCGGAGCTGTGCAGCAAACAGTCGACCCCCATGGGGCTCAGCCTTCCCCTGAGTACTAGTGTCCCTGACAGCGCCGAATCGGGGTGCAGTTCCTGCAGCACCCCACTCTACGATCAG GGTGGCCCAGTGGAGATCCTGCCTTTTCTGTACCTGGGCAGCGCCTATCATGCTTCCCGCAAGGACATGCTGGATGCCTTGGGCATCACTGCCTTGATCAACGTCTCTGCGAACTGTCCCAACCATTTCGAGGGTCACTACCAGTACAAGAGCATCCCCGTGGAGGACAACCACAAGGCGGACATCAGCTCCTGGTTCAATGAGGCAATTGACTTCATAG ACTCCATCAAGAATGCTGGTGGAAGGGTGTTTGTGCACTGCCAGGCGGGCATTTCCCGATCGGCCACCATCTGCCTTGCTTACCTCATGAGGACTAATCGAGTCAAGCTAGATGAGGCCTTTGAGTTTGTGAAGCAGAGGAGAAGCATCATCTCCCCCAACTTCAGCTTCATGGGCCAGCTGTTGCAGTTTGAGTCCCAGGTCCTGGCCCCCCACTGCTCGGCAGAGGCGGGGAGCCCCGCCATGGCTGTGCTTGACTGCAGCGCCTCCACCACCACCGTCTTCAACTTCCCGGTTTCCATTCCGGTCCACCCCACGAACAGTGCATTGAGCTACCTTCAGAGCCCCATCACGACCTCTCCCAGCTGCTGA